Proteins encoded together in one Haloarcula rubripromontorii window:
- a CDS encoding NAD(P)/FAD-dependent oxidoreductase has product MEHVDVAIVGGGPAGSSAAEAAADHGADAVLLEKGVPRADREGTGPDSTDAAGLLDYWFDIMGIPRSEFPEDVVLSELDGAKFYGPSTEMTLTETGISSSADSFGITFHRARFDDWLRERATEAGADYRVGVSVTGVETDLRSSPRHTVRLANGEDIAAEYVILADGPQRTVTGGTLDQFLPDEQTMADIMPSNKVNHIAYQEHRRMPEELFTPEFIEFWWGIMPGHTAYPWIFPNDPPVARIGLTMPIGLDIDAYDRSEWDLLNASDDSIPQGRQYIERLLEREFQAYDLDDFPLVEDRGKSKGTETYPISSTRPIESPVGAGIAVAGGAMGTTSAFHEGGDHVAVRTGTIAGRLAANDRLERYNDAWHDAIGDEILRNATFADMVRDWRPDDWDRAFRTANDLMDARGIKADAALRGGFNGIKMVLAYKWGKFSYRNGKYVQLREDDYAV; this is encoded by the coding sequence ATGGAACACGTAGACGTCGCCATTGTGGGTGGTGGCCCGGCCGGCTCGTCGGCGGCCGAGGCCGCAGCCGACCACGGGGCCGACGCCGTCCTCCTCGAAAAGGGGGTCCCCAGAGCCGACCGCGAGGGGACGGGACCGGACTCGACAGATGCCGCCGGATTGCTCGATTACTGGTTCGACATCATGGGCATTCCCCGGTCCGAGTTCCCCGAAGACGTGGTGTTGAGCGAACTCGACGGAGCGAAGTTCTATGGCCCCTCGACGGAGATGACGCTCACGGAGACCGGTATCAGTTCTAGTGCCGACAGCTTTGGCATCACGTTCCACCGCGCACGGTTCGATGACTGGCTCCGCGAACGGGCGACGGAAGCGGGCGCGGACTACCGCGTCGGCGTCAGCGTCACCGGCGTCGAGACCGACCTGCGGAGTTCGCCGCGACACACCGTCCGGCTGGCCAACGGTGAGGATATCGCCGCCGAGTACGTAATTCTCGCCGACGGCCCCCAGCGAACCGTCACCGGCGGGACGCTCGACCAGTTCCTCCCGGACGAGCAGACGATGGCCGACATCATGCCGTCGAATAAGGTCAATCACATCGCCTATCAAGAGCACCGCCGGATGCCCGAGGAACTGTTCACACCGGAGTTCATCGAGTTCTGGTGGGGAATCATGCCCGGCCACACCGCCTACCCCTGGATTTTCCCGAACGACCCGCCGGTCGCCCGCATCGGGCTGACGATGCCTATCGGGCTGGACATCGACGCGTACGACCGCAGCGAGTGGGACCTGCTCAACGCGAGCGACGACAGCATCCCACAGGGACGGCAGTACATCGAACGACTGCTCGAACGGGAGTTCCAGGCGTACGACCTCGACGACTTCCCGCTCGTCGAAGACCGCGGAAAGTCGAAGGGCACAGAGACGTACCCTATCTCCTCGACCCGGCCGATAGAATCTCCGGTGGGTGCCGGTATCGCCGTGGCCGGCGGGGCAATGGGGACCACCTCGGCGTTCCACGAGGGCGGAGACCACGTCGCTGTTCGCACTGGGACGATCGCCGGCCGCCTCGCCGCGAACGACCGCCTCGAACGCTACAACGACGCCTGGCACGACGCCATCGGCGACGAAATCCTCCGGAACGCCACCTTCGCGGACATGGTGCGAGACTGGCGACCCGACGACTGGGACCGCGCTTTTCGAACCGCCAACGACCTGATGGACGCCCGCGGCATCAAGGCCGACGCAGCGCTCCGTGGCGGTTTCAACGGCATCAAGATGGTTCTGGCTTACAAATGGGGGAAGTTCTCCTACCGTAACGGCAAGTACGTCCAGTTGCGCGAGGACGACTACGCCGTCTGA
- a CDS encoding CPBP family intramembrane glutamic endopeptidase, with product MATATRDRPVLQAFQYGFTLFSALSLGVIGLGFGSILLLIIAFSLSLGAGVQITQVQTLVLGLITVQGIGCPVIAYTYIKLRPVIRAKLREVFSYAPDTDAFSIGIAVPSLREAGIIVLGYVSAMGGLVVVATIITTLVSLFGIETATNQAAEIGMENPDVLLLLIPASFLLIGPGEELLFRGVVQGRIRDYFGPISGVTIASVIFAGIHYPALSGGSATGKLVAVSALLIPSLILGATYEYTDNIVVPSLIHGAYNATLFTGLYVTVKFSGELSSAAGVLSGSGF from the coding sequence ATGGCAACGGCGACCCGCGACCGTCCGGTTCTGCAGGCCTTCCAGTACGGGTTTACGCTTTTCTCGGCGCTCTCGCTGGGTGTGATAGGACTCGGGTTCGGCTCGATCCTGCTTCTCATCATCGCTTTTTCGCTCTCACTCGGCGCCGGAGTACAGATAACGCAAGTACAGACGCTGGTCCTTGGGTTGATAACGGTTCAGGGAATCGGCTGTCCGGTCATCGCGTACACGTACATCAAACTCAGACCGGTAATCAGAGCGAAGCTCCGCGAGGTGTTCTCTTATGCACCAGACACTGATGCATTCAGTATCGGCATTGCTGTGCCGAGTCTCCGTGAGGCCGGCATCATCGTGCTGGGCTACGTCAGCGCGATGGGCGGACTCGTGGTAGTGGCCACCATCATCACGACACTCGTCTCGCTGTTCGGGATCGAAACGGCAACCAATCAAGCGGCTGAGATTGGGATGGAAAACCCCGATGTCCTCCTCCTGTTGATTCCCGCCTCCTTCCTCCTCATCGGCCCGGGCGAGGAACTGCTGTTCCGCGGCGTCGTTCAGGGCCGTATCCGGGACTACTTCGGCCCGATCTCGGGCGTCACTATCGCGAGCGTCATCTTTGCCGGCATTCACTATCCCGCCCTCAGTGGCGGGTCGGCCACGGGGAAACTTGTCGCGGTGAGCGCCCTCCTCATTCCGTCACTCATCCTCGGTGCAACCTACGAGTACACGGACAACATCGTCGTCCCGTCACTCATCCACGGCGCATACAACGCGACGCTGTTTACTGGCCTGTACGTCACCGTGAAGTTCAGTGGTGAGCTCTCGTCCGCCGCGGGCGTCCTCAGTGGCAGCGGGTTCTGA
- a CDS encoding DUF1684 domain-containing protein, which produces MDEDTEDWAAQLEANRAEKDRFFAEHRQSPIPPEERDDFDGLNYFDPDLDYRVEATVTVHETPESVDLETSDDRTVRYLHVATLSFDLDGESRELQAFRQAADESRTLFVPFRDKTTGQQSYDGGRYMELEPDRDLTDGDEITLDFNLAYSPFCAYSDTFSCPLPPESNWLDAAVTAGERID; this is translated from the coding sequence ATGGACGAAGACACCGAAGACTGGGCAGCGCAGTTGGAGGCCAACCGGGCGGAAAAAGACCGCTTCTTCGCAGAGCACCGGCAATCCCCGATTCCACCCGAGGAACGCGACGACTTCGACGGCCTCAATTACTTCGACCCGGACCTCGACTATCGGGTCGAAGCGACGGTTACCGTTCACGAGACGCCGGAGTCGGTCGATCTGGAGACGAGCGACGACCGGACGGTGCGCTATCTCCACGTCGCAACGCTGTCGTTCGATCTCGACGGCGAGTCCCGCGAACTACAGGCGTTTCGGCAGGCCGCCGACGAGTCACGGACGCTCTTTGTTCCGTTCCGGGACAAGACGACCGGGCAACAGAGCTACGACGGCGGCCGGTACATGGAACTGGAACCCGACCGCGACCTGACCGACGGCGACGAGATTACGCTGGATTTCAACCTCGCGTACTCGCCGTTCTGTGCCTACAGCGACACCTTTTCCTGCCCGTTGCCGCCGGAGTCGAACTGGCTTGACGCCGCAGTGACGGCCGGGGAACGAATCGACTGA
- a CDS encoding DnaJ domain-containing protein, whose product MEATFYGILGVDPDATEETIVRAYREQTKAHHPDVSDDPAAGERFKRLTQAKNVLTDTAERERYDRLGHDAYVSRYVDSGADGGTATGGVSDIAQQYVDHRVDAETGGEATAKATQRPTQTRGGSTGYGTAAEYYRPGERVRPAQPSGVATLLKSLRRVGPWLFIHLALLVCTVVAAVLLAVGGLTGDLSPVVAGVMAVSMVTISLVVSATHVLTHISG is encoded by the coding sequence ATGGAAGCGACGTTCTACGGTATTCTGGGGGTAGACCCAGATGCCACCGAAGAGACGATAGTCCGCGCCTACCGGGAGCAGACGAAAGCGCATCACCCGGACGTGAGTGACGACCCTGCCGCTGGAGAACGGTTTAAGCGGCTCACGCAGGCGAAGAATGTACTCACGGACACGGCCGAGCGAGAACGATACGACCGGCTTGGCCACGACGCATACGTCAGCAGATACGTCGACAGCGGCGCGGACGGAGGCACAGCCACGGGCGGTGTCAGTGACATCGCACAGCAGTACGTCGACCACCGAGTCGACGCAGAGACGGGAGGCGAGGCAACGGCGAAAGCGACACAGCGGCCCACCCAGACCCGCGGCGGAAGCACGGGCTACGGGACTGCCGCGGAGTACTACCGGCCCGGCGAGCGAGTTCGGCCGGCACAGCCCTCGGGAGTCGCGACACTGCTCAAGTCACTGCGACGTGTCGGCCCGTGGCTGTTCATCCATCTGGCACTGCTGGTCTGTACGGTCGTTGCCGCTGTACTGCTCGCAGTCGGTGGCCTCACCGGAGACCTCTCACCGGTGGTCGCCGGTGTCATGGCAGTCTCGATGGTGACCATCTCGCTCGTCGTCTCAGCGACCCATGTCCTCACACATATCTCGGGCTGA
- a CDS encoding UbiA family prenyltransferase encodes MAVARHETGLFATARALASQVHPVFMLPPLATSLFGGLLSGGFWPPVAALHAGAMFFAVYTAHVKDGYIDFHVRGEDDDHPLTGSGCRMALVGAAVGFALCTAAIWLLVGPGAALLTLPTWGIGYTHAPQLDMNPIGATMGYPMGIALSLLGGYYAQVTTLTPRAVGLAAVFLLLLTGIKIIDDEQDYDYDRSIQKRTVAVVLGHQGARRLALGLFGAGLLGIVGLSVALPGIPPSAAAAAVVFGTVAAIAQRGDPETATMLLIRGSYLLLAVLVTAVWFRPLS; translated from the coding sequence ATGGCAGTCGCCCGACACGAGACCGGTCTGTTCGCGACCGCGCGTGCCCTGGCCTCGCAGGTGCACCCGGTATTCATGCTGCCGCCGCTCGCGACCTCGCTGTTCGGGGGGTTGCTCTCCGGTGGGTTCTGGCCGCCGGTGGCCGCGCTCCACGCGGGTGCGATGTTCTTCGCCGTCTACACGGCCCACGTCAAGGACGGCTACATCGATTTCCACGTCCGTGGCGAGGACGACGACCATCCCCTCACTGGCTCCGGGTGTCGCATGGCGCTGGTCGGTGCTGCCGTCGGCTTTGCGCTCTGTACGGCAGCCATCTGGCTGCTGGTCGGTCCCGGCGCGGCGCTGTTGACGCTGCCGACCTGGGGTATCGGCTACACCCACGCGCCACAGCTGGATATGAACCCTATCGGTGCGACGATGGGCTACCCAATGGGTATCGCGCTGTCGCTGCTGGGCGGCTACTACGCACAAGTGACGACGCTGACGCCGCGTGCTGTCGGGCTCGCGGCCGTGTTCCTCCTGTTGCTGACCGGCATCAAGATAATCGACGACGAACAGGACTACGACTACGACCGGTCGATACAGAAACGCACCGTCGCCGTCGTACTGGGCCACCAGGGCGCTCGGCGGCTCGCGCTCGGCCTGTTTGGAGCGGGCCTTCTCGGAATCGTTGGGCTGTCTGTGGCGTTACCCGGGATCCCGCCGAGTGCCGCGGCGGCTGCGGTCGTCTTCGGGACGGTCGCGGCTATCGCCCAGCGAGGCGACCCTGAAACTGCGACGATGCTGCTGATTCGCGGCTCGTATCTTCTGCTGGCCGTCCTCGTTACCGCTGTTTGGTTCCGGCCGCTATCGTGA
- a CDS encoding OsmC family protein, whose protein sequence is MADIEVESTCEEGYTVESIINGEWELIVDALSENGPSPNEVLAADYASCYIPALRVAADKYGHEDIGSIDVEVAAELDEDDDLESIDFHVEVEESLADEEQDIVELAEDICHVHSALQDELHADITIESGV, encoded by the coding sequence ATGGCAGATATCGAAGTCGAGAGTACCTGTGAGGAAGGATATACGGTCGAAAGTATCATCAACGGCGAGTGGGAGCTCATCGTCGACGCGCTGAGCGAGAACGGTCCGTCGCCGAACGAGGTTCTGGCCGCCGATTACGCCTCCTGTTACATCCCGGCGCTGCGCGTCGCCGCCGACAAGTACGGCCACGAAGACATCGGCAGTATCGACGTCGAAGTCGCCGCGGAACTCGACGAGGACGACGACCTGGAGTCCATCGACTTCCACGTCGAGGTCGAGGAGTCACTCGCGGACGAAGAACAGGACATCGTTGAACTCGCCGAGGACATCTGCCACGTCCACTCAGCGCTGCAGGACGAGCTACACGCGGACATCACTATCGAGTCCGGCGTCTGA
- a CDS encoding FIST signal transduction protein, protein MTTEFGTGQATGDSGDAAAMDAIRDAMADISASEPDFCQIFCSPTYDYEAVLWGARSVVGSDTEIVGCSSSGEFTESGSGNGTVTVGVVSSDSMRFFSSLSTELSADPERCLFEAVHDLPASEDPAVEGYPHRTVINLHDGMAGIGNKVTRLTEQYLDDEETPVVGGSAGDDLQLQQTHVFRNDRVETDAVVLALIASEDPLPVTVNHGHEPISEAMTVTRAEGSTVYELDGRPAFEAWRDAIREDAMETYDIDVDELEAGSEDLVMLLGRYELGIESEPDADADGLASRIKTFIESKLISTTGYNIRWPGHTTDTDGPLDFAVAVSEGTEVRVTHSNKSDQVYAVRNAATNAANELRGGNVAGGFVYDCACRAMILGDDFDDAVETIHSAIDAPFAGFETYGEVCSADEDYTGYHNTSSVILLFPE, encoded by the coding sequence ATGACTACTGAGTTTGGCACAGGGCAGGCGACGGGAGACTCGGGCGATGCCGCAGCGATGGACGCCATACGGGACGCTATGGCCGATATCTCGGCCAGCGAACCGGACTTCTGTCAGATTTTCTGCTCTCCAACGTACGATTACGAGGCGGTGCTGTGGGGTGCTCGGAGTGTTGTCGGTTCGGATACCGAAATCGTGGGCTGTTCGTCCTCCGGAGAGTTCACTGAATCCGGTTCGGGGAACGGAACTGTCACAGTCGGTGTCGTCTCGTCGGACTCGATGCGGTTCTTTTCCAGCCTGTCGACCGAACTTAGCGCTGATCCCGAGCGCTGTCTGTTCGAAGCCGTCCACGACCTCCCCGCCAGCGAGGACCCCGCCGTCGAGGGGTACCCGCATCGGACGGTCATCAACCTCCACGACGGCATGGCCGGAATCGGAAACAAAGTCACTCGACTCACCGAGCAGTACCTTGACGACGAGGAGACGCCGGTCGTCGGCGGGTCTGCAGGTGACGACCTCCAGTTACAGCAGACCCACGTCTTCCGGAACGACCGCGTCGAGACGGACGCCGTCGTCCTCGCGCTCATTGCCTCAGAGGACCCGCTTCCCGTGACCGTCAACCACGGCCACGAACCGATCTCCGAGGCGATGACGGTAACCCGAGCAGAGGGCAGCACCGTGTACGAACTCGACGGCAGACCCGCGTTCGAGGCCTGGCGGGACGCGATTCGAGAGGATGCGATGGAGACGTACGATATTGATGTCGACGAGTTGGAAGCAGGATCCGAGGACCTCGTCATGTTGCTCGGCCGCTACGAACTCGGTATCGAATCGGAACCGGATGCCGACGCGGACGGACTCGCCTCACGAATCAAGACGTTCATCGAGAGCAAACTCATCTCGACGACGGGATACAACATCCGATGGCCGGGACATACAACCGACACCGATGGGCCGCTTGACTTCGCCGTCGCTGTCTCTGAGGGGACGGAAGTGCGGGTGACACATAGCAACAAATCCGACCAAGTGTACGCAGTCCGGAACGCCGCCACCAACGCCGCCAATGAACTCCGCGGCGGAAACGTCGCAGGTGGATTCGTCTACGATTGCGCCTGTCGGGCGATGATTCTCGGCGACGACTTTGACGACGCCGTCGAGACGATTCACAGCGCTATCGACGCGCCCTTCGCCGGCTTCGAAACCTACGGTGAAGTCTGCTCAGCCGACGAGGATTACACCGGCTATCACAACACGTCCTCGGTCATCCTGCTGTTCCCGGAGTAA
- a CDS encoding DUF5799 family protein: protein MSDSDWTDRIAGERMSVDQQFNEQVKASSFSSQQWGLVMTAVEFEIENPENPDAARIVADTSKLSSVMPEMERVANQGPMAGPGGDQSGNSGGGLLSGVKDALGLGGSGGGDKQQEEEAARLAQAYAEKLQEKLESNGRWKSVCEQAQG, encoded by the coding sequence ATGAGTGACTCAGACTGGACCGACCGCATCGCCGGCGAGCGGATGTCGGTCGACCAGCAGTTCAACGAACAGGTCAAAGCGTCGTCGTTCTCCAGCCAGCAGTGGGGACTGGTAATGACTGCCGTCGAGTTCGAGATCGAGAACCCCGAGAACCCGGACGCCGCTCGAATCGTCGCCGATACGTCGAAACTCTCCAGTGTCATGCCGGAGATGGAACGGGTTGCCAACCAAGGGCCGATGGCCGGTCCCGGGGGCGACCAGTCCGGGAATTCGGGCGGCGGCCTCCTCTCGGGCGTCAAGGACGCGCTTGGACTGGGCGGGTCCGGTGGCGGGGACAAGCAACAGGAGGAAGAGGCAGCACGGCTCGCACAGGCGTACGCTGAGAAACTACAGGAGAAACTGGAGTCGAACGGGCGCTGGAAGTCCGTCTGCGAGCAGGCACAGGGTTAG
- a CDS encoding DUF7557 family protein — MPSVELDAETVERLDDLRVEDESYDDIVTELINIYEAEELTLFHSGD; from the coding sequence ATGCCATCCGTGGAACTGGATGCCGAAACAGTAGAGCGCCTCGATGACCTTCGCGTCGAGGACGAGTCGTACGACGACATCGTGACGGAACTTATCAACATCTACGAGGCCGAGGAGCTAACACTGTTTCACAGCGGCGACTAA
- a CDS encoding class I fructose-bisphosphate aldolase, with the protein MRPLGDSPLVRNDKTLVLAHDHGLEHGPKQFSGVEERLDPREVFEMATHDAVTALAVGKGLAETYYPSYEDDVNLLAKLNGGSDLWMGDPYSPQNWSVDYAAELGADAIGYTIYPGVNRETDMFEDFRPVQENARDHDLPIAMWSYPRGQAIKEHRSPSTIAYAARIGLELGADFTKVKYPRDKEAMAHAVRSAADNRVLLSGGSKTSDRDFLELVEDCMDVGVAGLAVGRNVWQRDDPYDILDKLEGVIFEDATADDVL; encoded by the coding sequence ATGCGACCACTGGGTGACTCACCGCTTGTACGGAACGACAAGACGCTCGTGCTGGCCCACGACCACGGGCTGGAACACGGCCCCAAGCAGTTCAGCGGCGTGGAGGAGCGCCTCGACCCGCGTGAGGTGTTCGAGATGGCGACCCACGACGCCGTGACGGCGCTGGCCGTCGGCAAGGGTCTCGCCGAGACGTACTACCCCAGCTACGAGGACGACGTGAACCTGCTGGCGAAGCTCAACGGCGGCTCCGACCTCTGGATGGGTGACCCGTACTCGCCACAGAACTGGTCGGTCGACTACGCCGCCGAACTGGGTGCCGACGCCATCGGGTACACTATCTACCCCGGTGTCAACCGCGAGACCGACATGTTCGAGGACTTCCGCCCGGTCCAGGAGAACGCCCGCGACCACGACCTGCCCATCGCGATGTGGTCGTACCCGCGCGGCCAGGCCATCAAGGAGCATCGGAGTCCCTCGACCATCGCCTACGCAGCCCGTATCGGCCTCGAACTCGGCGCGGACTTCACGAAGGTGAAGTACCCCCGCGACAAGGAAGCGATGGCCCACGCTGTCCGCTCGGCGGCAGACAACCGCGTCCTGCTCTCGGGCGGGTCGAAGACCTCTGACCGCGACTTCCTCGAACTCGTCGAAGACTGCATGGACGTTGGCGTCGCTGGCCTCGCGGTCGGCCGCAACGTCTGGCAGCGTGACGACCCCTACGACATTCTCGACAAGCTCGAAGGCGTCATCTTCGAGGACGCGACAGCTGACGACGTCCTGTAG
- the pfkB gene encoding 1-phosphofructokinase codes for MIVTVTYNPAVDQTVQFEEQMAPDRVMRADSAQFDAGGKGINAAQLLTAMDRPCVATGLLGGFTGSFIRETLREDGVETAFVDVDGTTRLNTTAIAAAEEYKLNQAGPAVEASVVDSLLEQVRAQAPDRVLVGGSLPPGLSPKAIDRIAAGGDWETIVDTGGDVLRELEAQYGLCKPNRAELGDATGADVSTVEGCADAAGAFRERGFDRVLASLGGDGAVLVGDAGRLYAEALDVDVVDTVGAGDALLSGVLSAWEAGADDETALRTGVAVSAQVVQRAGTAVPDLDDVDSLRDGVTVRRL; via the coding sequence ATGATTGTCACCGTCACCTACAACCCCGCAGTCGACCAGACGGTCCAGTTCGAGGAACAGATGGCTCCAGATCGGGTTATGCGGGCCGACAGCGCACAGTTCGACGCCGGCGGGAAGGGCATCAACGCCGCCCAACTGCTCACCGCGATGGACAGACCCTGTGTCGCGACGGGACTGCTGGGCGGGTTCACCGGCTCGTTCATCCGGGAGACGCTACGGGAGGACGGCGTCGAGACAGCCTTCGTCGACGTGGACGGGACGACCCGGCTCAACACCACCGCCATCGCGGCCGCTGAAGAATACAAACTGAACCAGGCCGGACCAGCCGTCGAGGCGTCGGTCGTCGACTCGCTGCTCGAACAGGTGCGAGCGCAAGCCCCCGACCGCGTGCTCGTCGGTGGGAGCCTGCCGCCGGGGCTGTCCCCCAAAGCCATCGACCGCATCGCGGCCGGCGGTGACTGGGAGACCATCGTTGACACCGGTGGCGATGTCCTCCGGGAACTGGAGGCCCAGTACGGCCTCTGCAAGCCGAACCGCGCCGAACTCGGCGACGCGACCGGGGCCGACGTCTCCACCGTCGAGGGGTGTGCGGACGCGGCGGGGGCGTTCCGGGAGCGTGGCTTCGACCGCGTGCTGGCCTCACTCGGTGGGGACGGCGCGGTTCTGGTCGGCGACGCCGGCCGGCTGTACGCCGAGGCGCTGGACGTCGATGTCGTCGACACCGTCGGGGCCGGCGACGCGCTCCTCTCGGGGGTCCTGAGCGCCTGGGAGGCCGGCGCTGACGACGAGACGGCGCTCCGGACCGGCGTCGCCGTCTCCGCGCAGGTCGTCCAGCGGGCCGGCACGGCCGTCCCCGACCTGGACGACGTCGACTCGCTCCGGGACGGCGTGACGGTGCGGCGGCTGTAG
- the glpR gene encoding HTH-type transcriptional regulator GlpR, whose protein sequence is MLPAERKRTIVQLVTERDGCSVSELAAELEFSKATIRRDLRDLESQGRIERSHGGAVPASSAGTERPYGQREVDHYAEKQAIGERAAQEVREGQVVCFDAGSTTMEVARAIPDTDYVAATNMPQLATEVAERDVDAKLTGGSLRPRTRALVGPMAERAIARMNFDILFLGTNALDSAAGLSTPNEDEAAVKELMVERARRVVLVADASKFGDRSFVSFADLDQVDLLVTDASPSGALATALADADVAVEEVST, encoded by the coding sequence ATGCTCCCGGCCGAGCGAAAGCGCACTATCGTCCAGTTGGTGACAGAGCGAGACGGCTGTTCAGTGTCGGAGCTGGCCGCGGAACTGGAGTTCTCGAAGGCCACTATCCGTCGGGACCTCCGGGATTTGGAGTCACAAGGCCGAATCGAGCGGTCCCACGGCGGCGCGGTGCCGGCGTCCTCCGCTGGGACTGAGCGACCGTATGGCCAGCGTGAGGTCGACCACTACGCCGAGAAACAGGCCATCGGCGAGCGAGCCGCACAGGAGGTCCGCGAAGGGCAGGTGGTCTGTTTCGATGCGGGCTCGACGACGATGGAGGTCGCTCGCGCGATTCCGGACACTGACTACGTCGCGGCGACCAATATGCCCCAGCTCGCAACCGAAGTGGCCGAACGAGACGTCGACGCCAAACTCACCGGGGGGAGCCTCCGACCGCGGACCCGCGCGCTCGTCGGCCCGATGGCCGAACGCGCCATAGCGCGGATGAACTTCGACATACTGTTCCTGGGGACGAACGCCCTCGACAGCGCCGCCGGGCTGTCGACGCCCAACGAGGACGAAGCGGCCGTCAAGGAACTGATGGTCGAGCGCGCCCGCAGGGTCGTGCTGGTCGCCGACGCGTCGAAGTTCGGCGACCGGAGTTTCGTCAGCTTCGCCGATCTGGACCAGGTCGACCTGCTGGTCACCGACGCCAGCCCGTCGGGAGCGCTCGCTACCGCACTCGCGGACGCCGACGTGGCCGTTGAGGAGGTCAGCACATGA
- a CDS encoding isocitrate/isopropylmalate dehydrogenase family protein, with translation MTHEIAVIPGDGIGQEVTPAAVEVLEAIDAVDFDFVEGEAGDAVKEATGEALPQETRDLAADADATLFGAAGETAADVILPLRQVVGSFANVRPARSYPGLDAVQPDTDIVFIRENTEGVYKGIESEISEGVTTCTRVITEDASEKIAEYGFSYAKQNGYDDVTIAHKANVMRTTDGLFLDSASAVGDDRGASYDTALMDALAMHLVMNPQDYGVVICPNLAGDMLSDLAAGLVGGLGLLPSANVGEDNALFEPVHGSAPDIAGEGIANPSAMILSAAMLLDHLGYDEQGDAVRTAVESVLDSGPRTPDLGGDASTEDVTAAVIDEL, from the coding sequence ATGACACACGAGATAGCCGTTATTCCCGGCGACGGAATCGGACAGGAGGTCACACCCGCCGCGGTCGAAGTGCTGGAGGCCATCGATGCCGTCGACTTCGACTTTGTCGAGGGCGAGGCCGGCGACGCAGTGAAGGAAGCAACCGGCGAGGCGCTGCCGCAAGAGACGCGAGACCTGGCGGCTGACGCCGACGCGACGCTGTTCGGCGCGGCCGGCGAGACGGCGGCCGATGTCATTCTGCCCCTCCGGCAGGTCGTTGGCTCGTTCGCCAACGTCCGCCCAGCCCGCTCATACCCCGGCCTCGACGCCGTCCAGCCTGACACCGACATCGTGTTCATCCGGGAGAACACCGAGGGCGTCTACAAGGGCATCGAGAGCGAGATCTCCGAAGGCGTCACCACCTGCACGCGAGTCATCACTGAGGACGCATCCGAGAAAATCGCCGAATACGGGTTCAGTTACGCGAAGCAGAACGGCTACGACGACGTGACGATTGCCCACAAGGCCAACGTCATGCGCACCACTGACGGGCTGTTCCTCGATTCGGCGTCGGCGGTCGGCGACGACCGAGGGGCGTCCTACGACACCGCGCTCATGGACGCGCTTGCGATGCATCTGGTGATGAACCCACAGGACTACGGCGTCGTCATCTGTCCGAACCTCGCCGGGGACATGCTGTCGGACCTCGCGGCGGGCCTCGTTGGCGGCCTCGGTCTGCTGCCGTCGGCCAATGTCGGCGAGGACAACGCGCTGTTCGAGCCGGTTCACGGCTCCGCGCCGGACATCGCTGGCGAGGGCATTGCCAACCCGTCAGCGATGATTCTCTCCGCCGCGATGTTGCTCGACCACCTCGGCTACGACGAGCAGGGCGATGCAGTTCGAACGGCTGTCGAGTCCGTGCTCGACTCGGGCCCTCGAACGCCGGATCTGGGCGGTGACGCGTCCACTGAGGACGTGACCGCCGCGGTTATCGACGAACTGTAA